atcttggctcactgcaacctccgcctcctgggttcaagcagttctcctgcttcagcctcccgagtagctgggattacaggcatgcaccgccacacccagctaattttgtatttttagtagagacagggtttctccatgttggtcaggctggtctcgaactcccaacctcaggtgacccacctgcctcggcctcctgaagtgctgggattataggcatcagccaccgtgcccagcctaaaagttCTTCTTTTTAACGATCTATGTAACCTGTCTTTGATACACCAAAACTGAACAAATGAtagtttcttattaaaaaaaaaattattcattttaaaaaagagacatggtctcactgtgttgcctcagctggtcttgaacttttgggctcaagtaatcctcctgccttggcctcccaaagtgatgggattacaggtgtgagtcactgtgcctggcctgttattccttttttttaaaaaaaactttttttagggGCAGAAcataggatcttgctttgtcacccaggctgcaatgcagtggtgtgattacagctcactgcagactcgaccTTCTGGTCtcgagctattctcctgcctcagccctgcaagGTAGTTAGGActgcaagcatgtgccaccatgcctggctaattttttgtagagacagggtttcactgtgtggcccaggctggtctcaaactcctgagctcaagtgatccgcctgcctaggcctcccaaagtgctggtattataggtgtgagccactgcacccagccgaagtctttgaattcttttgaaaattattgaCCTTGAAGACTGCCTGAGTGGATCTCAGAGATTTCCAGATTTTCAAGAATGTTTTAAACATTGAGGAAGATGTTGAGTTGAGATAATTAAGACAGGCTTCCTGCTGAGCGTgagccacgcctgtaatcctagcactttgggaggctgaggcaggtggattgcctgagctcaggagttcgagaccagcctgggcaacacggtgaaaccccgtttctactgaaaatacaaaaaattagctgggtgtggcggtgtgttcctgtaatcccagctacttgagaggttgagacaggagaatcacttgaacccgggaggtggaggttgcagtgagccaacatcgcgccactgcactccagctggggagacagagcgagactccatctccaaaaaaaaaaagtgacagagtTTCAAAATGTTGGCCAGatgggtcttgaactcttggcctcaggcaatcctctcacttgggccttccaaagtcctgagGTTACATTCTGACCTGTAGAGCTTGAGTTCAAGTAAGTTTGCAAACCTTTTGGGGAAATTCATTTAAATTAGCAGTGGTGAAGAGGAAATGTATTCTAGCATCCAGGATAAcctcaaagacatggaataaaaaatgaacatgAGGTGTTTGAAGGTTGACAGTGAGGTAACTTCACTAGAGTACAGAATTTATAACAGGAAATTGAATATGCTCAGGGGGCTCTGTCAGACTCTTAGGAGTTTAAACTTGCAAGGGGAGCTATGGAAGACACCTAAAGTGTTGGGGAAGGAGTGTCAGAAATTCTTAGAAAATTTGTTGTGTGCATCTGTTcatttttctgggaagaaatgcCATAGTTTCATCAGATTTTAAGAGACCTGTGAATGACACAATTCCCCTGCTTTTTAGGTTGTGGATCCCTTTTTAGATTATGACtggcaaaatgaaacaaagctaGCAATTAGGCTGGTCTTAGATAAAATGGATTAGAGAAGTAGAAAAGATGCTGTAGTAATGTAGGCCTGAAATTATAAGGATCCCAATGCTGGTATAATTATTGTAAAGAAGTGGACATGAaggaaattttgaagaaaaaaaattaatagtaaataGAAGCTCAACCTGGAGGATGTCGAGTTTGGTGATGCTGTTACCCAAAATAGAGAAGttgtgctggtagtcccagctactgagactaaggtgagaggatcacttgagctccagaCTTCAAGTCAAGCCTGGGCAGTatggcaagactccatttctttaaaataaaaaaaagaagagaaagttgaGATAATTTTACCAGAAAACTGTACAATCAAGCATTGCTTATTTTGTCTGTATTGTTTCCAATCAGAACTACCTTTATCAAAAAGGAACAGAACAATAAAGTGTAACACATTTTCATCTTGAAATGGCAACATgtaatttctccacattttacttaagaggttgtgtgtgtgtgtgtgtgtgtgtgtgagacagggtctcaccctgttgcacagactggggtgcagtggtgcaatcttggctcactgcagcctccacctaactgggctcaagcaatctctcacctcagcctcccaggaagctgggactacaggcgtgtaccaccatgcctggctaagccAGGTTTCGccacgtttcccaggctggtcttggactcctgggcttacgagatcctcctgcctcggcatcccaaagtgccgagattacaccatgcctggctttaaGAGGTTATTTtaagatctttttattttaaacagttgTAGcagaacatatattttattctcttatatACTTATTAGAAGCAATATGTTTATTATGGGAAAATTGGAAGAAAGAGATGAGCAAAAGGAAGAATAAATCATAATCCTTCTACCCAGAACAGTCACTGTTAACTTTTAAGTTTGTATCTAACCTGTCTTTTATATGTCTGTTATGTACCATTTTTAGTGGACATGAATTTATGTCATTTGTTTATAACATAATTATCATAAGTCAGACACTGCACCATATTGTgtttcattagcatttttatacttatatattaatatatttttagtcaAATGATGTACTAGATTCTGGAGGGAGGGTCACATGATATTTATATggatttaatgtatttattacacTTTAGTGTGTTTTCTCTTCctggttttcaaatgttttaaggTATTTGGCATGCCTTTAAATgttacttattttgttttgtttttttgtaagtttatgaagtttattttcagttaaaaaactGATTTTCTTCTCCTTGTTTCAGTACAGCTATTGGAATCAGATGCAAAGATGGTGTTGTCTTTGGGGTAGAAAAATTAGTCCTTTCTAAACTTTATGAAGAAGGTTCCAACAAACGACTTTTTAATGTTGATCGGCATGTTGGAATGGTAaggtaatgttttaaaatgttcctttttgTCTTGTCCAATTTCTTTTGAAGTAACTGATTGGAACAGATCACTGTGCAGTCACAAAAGTAATCAGAGCGAGTTACTGCATTGGTCCAGTTCACTGTCAAGTAGAAAGGCAGTATTCTCATAACCTTATTAGTGATGGGGGAAAATCCAAGTTGCTGAAAGaagagcaggagagggagaggggtgGGGAGTATGTGTAGAAATGAGATCTTGGCAACACACATCACTGATGAAGGCATATGCTTGAGAGGTGAAGAATCTTTAGCTTTCTGTATCTCTTGTGGGGATCACTGTCACAGTAAAGATGCCATCAGATAGCAAACACCTTTATATAAGGTGGAACATCAGGAAAGGATgtttaatgaaaaggaaaagtgaaCACATCCATAATAGTTTCATAGGGCATCACTGAAATAAGTTATTCATGCAGTTGGTATCTAAGTTGTGAGGGACTAAATTGCAAGCCGAGCCATAAATACACTACTGGTATATACCACAGTTACCCTACATAGATGGCAGACTTGGCTTGTAAGAACCAATaccgggggaaaaaaaaaaaaaagaatgaaatgattcTAATCCGGCCAcctgaaaaggaaaggaagaaaggagaatatTTGTATATTAGGTTCTATGCTGGGAGCTCTTTACATAAATTACCTTGTTTAATTTTGACAATCCAGTGAAGGTTATATCAatgtcattttgtttcttttctttttggcttgagacagagtctcgctctgtcacccaggctggattgccgtggttgccatctcagctcactgcactctctgcatcctgggttcaagcaattttcctacctcagcctcccaggtagctgggactatgggtgcctgctaccatgcccagctaatttttatgtttttagtagagatggggtttcaccatgttggccaggctggtcttgaactcctgacctcaagtgatcatccgcctgcctcagcctcccaaagtgctgggattacaggcgtgagccactgcgcccggcctcatgccATTTTCACAGGTGAAAAACTAGATGCACAGTTAGTAAAGAAAAGCTGGGATTCAAACGTGGGTCTGCGTGTTACTCCAGAGCCCTTTCTAAATGAAAAGACACCTTATATGACCCACATCGTTCAGGTGATAGCTTTCTTATATCTAAGTGAGATTTAAtgttacacacaaacacaaaaggtACTGGTAAAGTATAACCAGTAAACCATAaagctaatttttcttcttcaaagattattttatctcaatatttttctcctgaacagattttattttgctgcaaatgacaggattttattatttatttatttatttgagatggagtctcgctctgtcgcccaggctggactgcagtggccggatctcagctcactgcaaggtccgcctcccggatttacgccattctcctgcctcagcctcccgagtagctgggactacaggcgcccgccaccttgacgggtagtttcttgtattttttagtagagacggggtttcaccatgttagccaggatggtctcgatctcctgaccttgtgatccgcccgtcttggcctcccaaagtgctaggattacaggcttgaaccactgcgcccggccatattttaatttattttttgaggtggagtctctgtCGTCCAGgaaggagtgcaatggtgcaatctcagcccagtgcaacctccgcctcctggattcaagcaattctcctgcctcagcctcgccagtagctgggattacagacatacgctgccacacctagctaatttttgtattttcagtagagatggggtttcaccatattggtcaggctggtctcggactcctgacctcaagtgatctacccgcctctgcctcccaaagtgctgggattataggcctgagccaccgcacccagcctagcattttattctttttaaaggatgaacagtattccattgtgtatatatacgttttcttttgattttttgtgttgttgtacatatttttttcGTTATCCGGGTACTAAGCCTAGGacccagtagttattttttctgatcctcttcctcctcccaccctgcaccctcaagtaggccccaatgtctgttgttcctGTCTTTGTATCTAtgaattctcatcatttagcttccacttataagagagaacatgtggtttttggttttctgttcttctgttagtttgctaagaatcaTGCTGAACAGATTTATTATTGCCAGTGAAACTGATATGTTTTGATGAAATGTGCTAGATTGTAACCTAGCTAGTAGGAGGTGatcttgtatatttttatgtaatagaaaaagtttatgttttgaaaaaaattatgcataaatatatacacacacacgcaggccttgctctgttgcccaggcttgagtgcagtgacatgatcatagctcaccgcagccttgtgctcctgggctcaagtgattctcctgcctcagcctcccaagtagctgtgactacaagtgtgctaccacacctggataactttttgtttgttttaagagatatgatcttgctgtgttgctcaggctggtcttgaactcctgggctcaagcaatcctcctgccttagcttcctgagttgctgagattacaggcatgagccagtgtgtcCGGCCAACATTAGACATTGAGGAGGGTTGGAGAAAATTAAGGCTTAATATCCTCCCTCCTTCCACAGTTGTCATCTTCAAGTGATTTGAGAATTATGTGACTTTATAGTAAGCTTTCTCTAAAGCAATAGAAGATTCTTTAAGTGGTATAACTTACTGGCATGGGTTACCTTGGAGAAGTTATTCTAAACACCCATTTTCTTGTCTGCAAAACAAGGGTGATAATAGTACTTGGCACATACAGTTGTTGTGAggttaaaaattattatgtaaaatgtttaacATGTAATGAGTGCTCAGTATCTCttagtaattattattactattactggGTAGCATAGGAAAAAAAGGCTTTTAAAGATTTTGATACCACTTTTAAATTCTGTAACTGTCCTAGGCTAGAGGGTTTCAAATTTGGTTGGTTTATGGTACCGTAAGTGTCCCAGTAGTTTTTCTCATGGCTTCTCTAGGTTAAAAATACCTAATGGTTTCGTTTTTAAGTATTTAGGTCCAAAGAACTTAGTGTTTACATCCTAAAAACTTagtagccattttttaaaaaaataaacatatagtgaaaactatttttatttaaaaattaaaatgttttatttcattttaagcaACCAAAATTTCTAGTATGTACACTGCACAACTTCCCAACTTGGGATGCAGCCCCTGTCATTTCCTGTTTCacactgatttttgcacattactTACTTTTTTTCATAGCAACCACTAACAGACTAGCTTCTGAAAGATGTGAAGGCATTGAAAGGAATGTAGTAAAATGATCTAATGTTCAAACTGAACTACTTGGACATTTTTCTCCAAACTTAAAATATGCCacactaggctgggcgcagtggctcacacctgtaatcccagcactttaggaggccaaggcaaggcggatcacctgaggtcggaaattcaagactagcctgactaacatggagaaaccccgtctctattacaaatacaaaaatttgccgggctatggtggcacgcacctgtagtcccaggtactcgggaggctgaggcaggagaatagcttcaacccaggagaccaaggttgtggtgagctgagattgcgccactgcactccagcctgggcaacaagagcaaaactctgtctcaaaaaaaaaagaaaaaagaaaaatatgccacACTAACATGTGATTTCACTGCAGTGCCTGAGGGCTTCTCGGCACATACGTAGTAACTgcagttctgttttttgtttgtttgtttgtttcagattctgaaatgttttaaatttcagatttttggattagatATCCTCAACCTGTAATAACTTTAGAGAAAAGATCAAAAttggggcaggcacagtggctcacacctgtaatcacaacattttgggaggctgaggcaagctgatcacctgaagtcagcagttcaagaccagcctggctaacatggcaaaaccaaactctgtctctactaaaaatacaaaaattagccaattccagctgctggggaagctgaggcaggagaatcccttgaacctgggaggcagaggttgcagtcagcccagatggcgccattgcgctccagcctaggtgacacagtgagactctgtctcaaaaaaaaaaaaaaaaaagatgaaatctgACCAAGACccatggttttttttctttataatgagGTAGTAAATCAGGGGAAGAGGATTTATGATAGAAGTAGTCCTGAatattggctaggcatggtggctcacgcctgtaatccaagcactttgggaggccgaggtgggtggatcaccaggtcaggagatcaagaccatcctggctaacatggtgaaaccttgtctctattaaaaatacaaaaaaattagccggcgtggtggcgggcgcctgtagtcccagctactagggaagctgaggcaggagaatggcgcgaactagggaggcggagcttgcagtgagtggagatcaggccactgcactccagcccaggcaacagagcgagactctgtcacagaaaaaaaaaaaaaaaaggaaatagtccTGAATATGAGCATTGGACAAAGCAATGAAGTTATACTTAGtaaatttctaaattataattTCATACTCAAGCATCAAAATGCCTTGTAGAGAGCCTTTAAACCAAAGAAGTTTATTTTGAATGGTAATActtgttaaaaaaatttagtaaatcTTTAATAATTGCAGACTTTGATTTGTGATAGGAATGTGTTCCTCTAGTAAATTGGTGCTTTTTTTTCAGGCAGTAGCAGGTTTGTTGGCAGATGCTCGTTCTTTAGCAGACATAGCAAGAGAAGAAGCTTCCAACTTTAGATCTAACTTTGGCTACAACATTCCACTAAAAGTAAGTTGATAACATGTTGAGAAACCTTTTGGACAGTAATAGAAGTTTATTAATAAGCTCTTCTGCTTCCCTTCATAGCATCTTGCAGACAGAGTGGCcatgtatgtgcatgcatatacACTCTACAGTGCTGTTAGACCTTTTGGCTGCAGGTATGAAATTTTGTGAATTATTCAAAAGGCAGATCTGTACTATAGATAATTATTATGTTCCCCAGAATCTTAGCCTTTTACATACTTAAAAATAGGAATTCTTATCGAGAAGTATTAGGgcaattattaaataaaacagtGTACATAGAAACTACTtgaggctgggtgccatggctcacgcctgtaatcccagtactttgggaggctgaggtgggaggatccctcgcgcccaggagtatgagaccagcctggccaacgtagtgagaacctatctctacaaaaaaatttaaaatttagccaggtgccgtatcacatgcctgtagtcatagctacttagGAGCTGcttgggaggatcatttgagcccaggagttcaatggTAGAGTGAGTGagttgtgatcataccactgtactctagctggGGCAATagagactctgcctctacaaaaaaaaaaaaaaagaaaagtttgaataGTGAAAAGGACTATATAGATCTGAAGTGATTATAAAACAAGGAACTGATAACAATGACTTTAATCTGATTATAATAAACTCTCTGGTATTAGTCCCTGATATTCTTaggtaattttaaatatatgctgTGTTAACATTAAGCAGCCAATtatacttcagttttctcattaatTTCCATCTGATATACTTTAAGCCTGTAGGTAATATGCTATTAAATGGAGATTATTTTTGGCAGTCAGTAATTAGTCCATACAAAATTACATCTCACAATTCCCATTAAGcacagtttttctttctgttaaagTGAAGTGCTGATACTTTATTTTGGGGTGAAGTGGGGATTCAGCTGCATAAAGACCTGCAATAGgtataaatattcaaatttggCTTCACAGAGAGGACTTATGACtagatttttctaaaatgaaaagacatgttTGGcttatgactttaaaaaaaaaaagtcaaacatgtTTGGTCAAAATAGTGCATATACTAACATCTGAGTGCTCAGCTGTAGTCCTACCTTTGAGTTGTTTATCATCAGTCATATTTAATTACTAAGACAGATATTAAAGAAAACTTGAGTTTTATTCTATTGGTAATGTTACATtagtgttttatgttttgttttactttttgagacaattgctctgtcacctgagctggagtgcagtggtgccatcatggctgaCCGCAGCtttcacctcctggttcaagcgatgctcctacctcagcatcccgagtagctgggaccacaggcatgggctacgatgcctggctaattaatttttttttttttttttttttttggtagagacggggtctcaccatgctgcccaggctgacaTTAGTCATTCTTAAGCCTCTCACTTAAATTACATTATGAAACACTTTGCTTTCAGACTATGTAGAATACCTTTCAACTGAGCTCTGAGTTCATCAAACTTCTCTACTCTTTTCAAGGAAGTAAAAATAGTAGAGATAACTTTTTTTTGcccataacttttttttgtttttttttgagatggagtctcgctcgtcgcccaggctggagtgcagtggcacgatctcgggtcactgcaacctctgcttcccgggttcaagccattctcctgcctcagcctcctgagtagcagggattacaagcgccttccaccacgcctggctaatttttttatttttagtagagatggggttttgccatgttggccagactggtcttgaactcctgacctcaagtgatccgcctaccttgacctcccaaagtgttggggtaacaggcctgagccaccgcgccgggccagaGAGAACTTTTTCAGTAAACATCTATTGGGCACTAAGTTAGTCATAGATGTGGAGACACAGGTGTGAAGTCACACTGATAAAATCTTAGAGGTGATATGATAAAGGGACAACAATTAGGGAACAGAATGTTTCTGGACAGGAGGCAAGGAAAAGAGTGTGAGCTGTAAGGAGACTTGGTAGTTGCAAGCACAGGAACTGGTATGAAAATATTTGGGCCAGAGATAGTTAAGTATGCTTGGTGTGTAGAGTATGAGGTTTAGAGATGATATTGAAGATGTAGGAAGGGGTCCAGTCATGTAAAAGTCTGTGTTCCATGCTGATTTTCAGCAAAGAAAATGTTGAAAGGCTTTAAAATAGTGACAATGAGCTATATATTCTGAAGGATAAGTCTCATATCAGGGTAGAAGATGGATGGAAATGACGGTAGGGATGGGAATTGAATAGTTAAAAATATTCCGCATATGAGATGATGTGTAAGATGATGCTGGTTTCTTTTCTACTCTAAGGCAAATATAGTCGTCCCTTGGTTTTTGTGGGGGATTGGTTTTAGGACCTCCCATGAATACCAGAATCCAAGGTTGCTGAAGTCCCTCATATAAAATGGttaagtatttgcatataacctgtgcaTATCCTCCTGTATATGTTAAGTCATCTCTAATTACTTGCAATACCTAATACAGTGTAAATAGCTGTTATACTATAtcgtttagggaataatgacaagaaaatcaCAGTTGTTCAGTACAGAAGCAAtgttttttgaaagttttctatCTGTGGTTTGTTGAATCCATAGATGCAGAACTCATGGAAACAGTGCCCACTGTATGTTGCAATTTCAGAAAATCAGTATTTCATACAATCAGCTAATAGCCTAATTTGTTGAGCATAGAAAAATACACTGAACCAATTCTGATTATTGCAGAGAAATGACTGGCAGGATATTGGGAAATAGAATGAAGGGTAGAAAGGATTTTACATGGATTCAGTATACTCTCTGCCAGGAATTTTGTTCCCTTGACCTTTTTGTGTTTATGCCTTATTTTTTGGGCCCTCTCgttagttttgattttcatctaTCTTATCATTACTCCTTTCCCTGTACTGCTAGACTTTCTAGGAGACCTTAATCAGAAAGAttaatattaaacaaacaaaaaaagctacaTGAATTTTGAATAATCTCAAGTATGTActagttttaattatttgaaaccaCTGTATGAAAGTACTGTGAGTTATATGTATATTAGTAATTtatctcagaaacaaaatataattgcattttaatcattttttcaaaaatacttttatgTTATTGCTGTGGTTTAAGCTGTTTGTATACTTTTATGCAGTTTCATGTTAGGGTCTTACAGTGTGAATGACGGTGCGCAACTCTACATGATTGACCCATCAGGTGTTTCATACGTGAGTACTTTTGAATCATTTGAAATTCTATTTTAGTTTAATGGTATTTCATTAGCATTTAAGTCTCATTATAAgattatatgaaattttaaaaaaactcattcaaggaattttttttttttttttttttttttttttacaacaacCTCTTGtccaacagcatttttttttttcctttttggtggaacaggatctcactctg
The window above is part of the Macaca fascicularis isolate 582-1 chromosome 7, T2T-MFA8v1.1 genome. Proteins encoded here:
- the PSMA3 gene encoding proteasome subunit alpha type-3 isoform X2; translated protein: MSSIGTGYDLSASTFSPDGRVFQVEYAMKAVENSSTAIGIRCKDGVVFGVEKLVLSKLYEEGSNKRLFNVDRHVGMAVAGLLADARSLADIAREEASNFRSNFGYNIPLKHLADRVAMYVHAYTLYSAVRPFGCSFMLGSYSVNDGAQLYMIDPSGVSYMKEMTCRDIVKEVAKIIYIVHDEVKDKAFELELSWVGELTNGRHEIVPKDIREEAEKYAKESLKEEDESDDDNM
- the PSMA3 gene encoding proteasome subunit alpha type-3 isoform X4 is translated as MAVAGLLADARSLADIAREEASNFRSNFGYNIPLKHLADRVAMYVHAYTLYSAVRPFGCSFMLGSYSVNDGAQLYMIDPSGVSYMKEMTCRDIVKEVAKIIYIVHDEVKDKAFELELSWVGELTNGRHEIVPKDIREEAEKYAKESLKEEDESDDDNM